Proteins from a genomic interval of uncultured Desulfuromusa sp.:
- the pheS gene encoding phenylalanine--tRNA ligase subunit alpha has protein sequence MQESLEKLKQEALSALQQADDLKSLQDVRVQVLGKKGSLTEIMKGMRDLSAEERPVIGNLVNCLKTDFETAFNLRQQELQQESITAKLASEKLDVTLPGRRTVSGSLHPVTLVADEVTEIFSRLGFAVAEGPEIEEDFYNFEALNIPKDHPARDMQDTFYISDERVLRTHTSPVQVRTMLKHEPPIRIIAPGTVYRRDSDLTHSPMFHQVEGFLVDEKVTFGDLKGVLTHFLNEFFGEGRRVRFRPSFFPFTEPSAEVDIECVICGGEGCRVCGKTGWLEILGSGMIDPAVFESVHYDSEKYSGFAFGMGLERMAMLKYGVNDLRLFFENDLRFLKQF, from the coding sequence ATGCAAGAATCTTTAGAGAAATTAAAACAAGAAGCTCTATCGGCTTTGCAACAGGCTGATGACCTCAAATCCCTGCAGGATGTGCGGGTGCAAGTTCTAGGAAAAAAAGGGTCGCTGACTGAGATCATGAAGGGTATGCGCGATCTTTCTGCAGAAGAGCGTCCTGTCATAGGAAATCTGGTCAATTGTTTAAAAACAGATTTTGAAACCGCATTTAACCTTCGGCAGCAAGAGTTGCAGCAGGAAAGTATTACTGCAAAACTGGCTTCTGAAAAGCTCGATGTCACTCTTCCGGGGAGGAGAACTGTCAGCGGCAGCTTGCATCCGGTGACACTGGTTGCTGATGAAGTCACTGAAATTTTTTCCCGGTTGGGATTTGCGGTTGCTGAAGGGCCTGAAATTGAAGAAGATTTTTATAATTTTGAGGCTCTGAACATTCCAAAGGACCACCCTGCAAGAGATATGCAGGATACCTTCTACATCAGTGATGAGCGGGTCCTTCGTACCCATACTTCGCCGGTACAGGTTCGTACCATGTTGAAGCATGAACCTCCAATTCGTATTATTGCCCCGGGGACGGTGTATCGCCGAGATTCTGACTTGACTCATAGTCCTATGTTCCACCAGGTTGAGGGCTTTCTGGTTGATGAAAAAGTGACTTTTGGTGATTTAAAAGGGGTCCTGACTCACTTCCTGAATGAATTTTTCGGCGAGGGGCGTCGTGTCCGTTTCAGACCTTCTTTTTTCCCTTTTACCGAACCGAGTGCAGAGGTTGATATTGAATGTGTCATCTGTGGTGGTGAGGGCTGCCGGGTTTGCGGTAAAACCGGATGGCTGGAAATACTTGGATCTGGAATGATTGATCCTGCGGTGTTTGAATCAGTTCACTATGATTCTGAAAAATATAGTGGTTTTGCTTTTGGTATGGGCTTGGAACGCATGGCGATGTTGAAATATGGTGTGAATGATTTGCGCTTGTTCTTTGAGAATGATCTGCGTTTTCTGAAGCAGTTTTGA
- a CDS encoding MerR family transcriptional regulator, with product MLQIPDKLYFKIGEVAALLQLKTHVLRYWETEFTLLQPIKSRSNQRLYRRKDVETALLIKELLYRQGFTIAGARKKLQSDKQLGLPLVSQQSPEDVLTEIKADLIQLRRYLLNPPPE from the coding sequence GTGCTGCAGATACCTGATAAGCTCTATTTTAAGATCGGTGAAGTTGCTGCATTATTGCAACTAAAGACGCATGTTTTGCGTTACTGGGAAACAGAATTTACTCTGTTACAACCGATCAAAAGTCGTTCAAATCAGCGCCTTTATCGTCGTAAAGATGTCGAAACTGCCCTGTTGATCAAAGAATTACTTTATCGACAGGGTTTTACTATTGCAGGTGCACGCAAGAAGTTACAATCTGATAAACAACTGGGGTTGCCGTTAGTTTCGCAACAGTCTCCTGAAGATGTTCTGACTGAAATAAAAGCAGACTTGATCCAGTTGCGTCGTTATTTGTTAAATCCTCCCCCTGAATAA
- a CDS encoding integration host factor subunit alpha, which produces MTKADLIESVYLTTGFSKKESAAIVEMVFDLMKSTLEEGEKIKIAGFGNFVVKEKASRRGRNPQTGSEIEISARKILTFKPSQVLKVAINENS; this is translated from the coding sequence ATGACCAAAGCAGATCTTATTGAAAGTGTTTACCTGACAACCGGTTTTTCCAAGAAAGAATCGGCAGCTATTGTTGAGATGGTTTTTGACTTGATGAAGTCTACCCTGGAAGAGGGTGAAAAGATCAAAATAGCCGGTTTTGGTAATTTTGTTGTCAAAGAGAAAGCATCCCGTCGGGGTAGGAATCCGCAGACAGGAAGTGAAATTGAAATTTCAGCCCGTAAGATTTTGACTTTTAAACCGAGTCAAGTCCTTAAGGTGGCTATAAACGAAAACTCTTAA
- the rpmI gene encoding 50S ribosomal protein L35 → MPKIKTNRGAAKRFRKTGTGKIRRNKAYTSHILTKKTTKRKRDLRQSVIVAKADARNISQLVPYL, encoded by the coding sequence ATGCCTAAAATTAAAACAAATCGTGGTGCCGCCAAGCGTTTTCGTAAAACCGGCACAGGTAAAATTCGTCGCAATAAGGCGTATACCAGTCATATTCTGACGAAAAAAACGACAAAAAGAAAACGTGATTTACGTCAGTCGGTTATCGTAGCAAAGGCTGATGCACGCAATATTTCTCAACTCGTACCCTACCTGTAG
- the infC gene encoding translation initiation factor IF-3, with product MNEAISARQVRVIDDEGGQLGVLETEQALLLAGERGLDLVEVSPQADPPVCRIMDYGKYKYQQAKRASDARKKQVKVEIKEVKMRPKTDDHDFQFKIKHARRFLEEGNKVKLTIMFRGRENAHPDQGMKQLTKAVDALKDIGQVESHPSKMGRFMTMMVGPLKK from the coding sequence ATCAATGAGGCCATTAGTGCTCGTCAGGTACGGGTTATTGATGATGAAGGCGGTCAGTTGGGAGTTCTCGAAACTGAGCAGGCATTGTTGCTTGCAGGAGAGAGAGGGCTTGATCTGGTCGAGGTTTCACCACAGGCTGATCCACCTGTTTGCCGAATTATGGACTACGGTAAATATAAGTACCAGCAGGCCAAACGGGCTTCGGACGCTAGGAAAAAGCAGGTAAAGGTTGAAATTAAAGAAGTTAAAATGCGTCCGAAGACGGATGATCATGACTTCCAGTTTAAAATCAAACATGCCCGCCGCTTTCTTGAAGAGGGAAACAAGGTAAAACTGACAATCATGTTCCGTGGTCGGGAAAACGCTCACCCCGATCAGGGAATGAAGCAGTTAACAAAAGCGGTCGACGCTCTCAAAGACATTGGTCAGGTTGAATCACATCCCAGTAAAATGGGACGTTTTATGACTATGATGGTCGGTCCGTTGAAGAAATAA
- the pheT gene encoding phenylalanine--tRNA ligase subunit beta, whose amino-acid sequence MIVTYNWLKEFVDFQYSPQQLCDRLTMVGLEVDALEEIGGNLDSVIVAKLDSVEQHPDADRLTVCQVNNGKDVVQVVCGATNHKTGDLIALAQPGSVLPGDFKIKKSKIRGQVSQGMLCSEKELGLAADSPGIMILPADLPLGEPVFEALGLKDYQIEIGLTPNRPDCLSVVGVAREVAALCQQKLKLPKPSIKKFEDSVEDKAAVVIENEEGCPRYAARMIKDIKIGPSPDWMVQRLEAVGMRSINNVVDVTNYVMMELGHPLHAFDFRYLSEGKIIVKTAQEGDKFTTLDENEHMLSAEDLMICDGQHPVAMAGIMGGLNSEVKDDTRTVLLEAAYFKPTMIRRTSKRHGLHTESSHRFERGADIDMIPVALDRAAGLIAELAGGQVLSGVIDCYPRELEPVNLEISVSKTKKLLDIPIDRDSMQNLFESIGLQVRAGSDPDRLQVTVPSFRPDIEREVDLIEEVARLYGYDQIPVTMPVGTVDAKLPPLRQQLQKSLRQSMVAAGFSEAMNYSFVAAKDISKIGVGDEDLRSAQVKILNPLSEDQAVMRTSLVPSLLETVSNNINYRSSDLRLFELRPVFLTPLEGGQSVEKLSLTAVMSGQRDPEGWSQSAASVDFYDIKGVVEEILAKINIENVFFDSQETQPYLHPGKSCQFMSGQESLGFVGEVHPEVLSRFNIEQPVYLFELDVEATIALAGQHAQFKALSRFPDVKRDSALLLDESISADQVMDIVNGSKIRYVESASIFDLYTGKGVPAGKKSLAIRVCYRDLEKTLTETEVTKSHDKLIRSLCHRLEAEIR is encoded by the coding sequence ATGATAGTCACCTATAATTGGTTAAAAGAGTTTGTAGATTTTCAATATTCTCCGCAGCAACTATGTGATCGTCTGACAATGGTTGGCCTGGAGGTCGATGCGCTGGAAGAAATCGGCGGCAACCTGGATTCAGTCATTGTTGCCAAGTTGGATTCGGTTGAGCAACATCCGGACGCAGACCGACTGACTGTCTGTCAGGTCAACAACGGCAAGGACGTTGTGCAGGTTGTTTGTGGTGCAACTAACCATAAGACGGGTGACCTTATTGCTTTAGCTCAACCAGGTTCAGTTCTGCCGGGTGATTTTAAGATCAAGAAATCAAAAATTCGTGGTCAGGTTTCGCAAGGGATGCTCTGTTCTGAAAAAGAACTTGGTCTGGCAGCCGATTCTCCTGGAATTATGATACTTCCTGCTGATCTTCCCCTTGGAGAACCGGTTTTCGAGGCATTGGGGTTAAAAGATTATCAAATTGAAATCGGCCTGACTCCCAACCGACCTGATTGTCTGAGTGTCGTCGGAGTTGCACGGGAAGTGGCCGCATTGTGTCAACAGAAATTAAAGTTGCCGAAACCCTCTATCAAAAAATTTGAAGATTCTGTTGAGGATAAGGCCGCTGTTGTCATTGAGAACGAAGAAGGGTGTCCACGATACGCAGCACGAATGATTAAGGATATTAAGATTGGTCCATCTCCTGATTGGATGGTGCAACGTTTGGAAGCTGTTGGGATGCGTTCTATTAATAACGTTGTTGATGTGACCAATTATGTGATGATGGAACTGGGACATCCGCTGCACGCTTTTGACTTTCGCTACCTGAGTGAAGGAAAAATTATCGTTAAAACTGCACAGGAAGGCGATAAATTTACAACACTTGATGAAAACGAGCATATGTTGAGTGCCGAAGACTTGATGATTTGCGATGGGCAGCATCCTGTCGCTATGGCTGGAATCATGGGAGGGCTGAATTCCGAAGTTAAAGATGATACCAGGACTGTTTTGCTTGAAGCCGCGTATTTTAAACCAACAATGATAAGACGGACCAGCAAGAGACATGGTCTCCACACAGAATCATCGCATCGATTTGAGCGTGGAGCTGATATTGATATGATTCCTGTTGCCTTGGATCGTGCTGCGGGTTTAATTGCTGAATTGGCTGGAGGGCAAGTTCTTTCGGGCGTTATTGATTGCTATCCGCGCGAGCTTGAACCTGTGAATCTTGAAATCAGCGTCTCAAAAACTAAAAAATTGCTGGATATCCCTATTGATCGTGACAGCATGCAAAATTTGTTCGAATCAATTGGCTTACAAGTCAGGGCAGGTAGCGATCCGGATCGTTTACAAGTCACAGTGCCGAGTTTTCGACCGGATATCGAGCGGGAAGTCGATTTGATCGAAGAGGTGGCTAGACTTTATGGCTATGACCAGATCCCCGTCACCATGCCTGTTGGGACTGTCGACGCAAAACTGCCACCATTGCGGCAGCAATTGCAGAAGTCTCTTCGACAATCCATGGTTGCAGCTGGTTTTTCAGAAGCAATGAATTACTCTTTTGTTGCTGCAAAAGATATCAGTAAAATTGGTGTTGGTGACGAAGACCTCCGTTCTGCGCAGGTTAAAATATTAAATCCTCTGTCGGAAGATCAGGCGGTAATGCGCACCAGTCTGGTGCCAAGCCTTCTGGAAACTGTTTCCAATAATATAAATTATCGTAGCTCAGATTTGCGCCTATTTGAGTTAAGACCTGTATTTTTGACGCCATTAGAGGGTGGACAAAGTGTAGAAAAGCTTTCTCTGACGGCTGTCATGTCAGGGCAACGTGACCCTGAAGGCTGGTCGCAGAGTGCTGCTTCGGTTGATTTTTATGACATTAAAGGTGTTGTTGAAGAAATACTGGCTAAGATCAACATTGAAAATGTTTTTTTTGATTCACAGGAGACACAACCGTACTTACATCCAGGTAAATCATGTCAGTTTATGTCGGGTCAAGAATCACTCGGTTTTGTCGGAGAAGTGCACCCGGAAGTTTTAAGCAGGTTCAATATTGAGCAGCCGGTATATTTGTTTGAACTTGATGTTGAAGCTACGATTGCTTTAGCAGGACAACATGCCCAGTTCAAGGCTCTTTCAAGATTCCCAGATGTCAAACGTGACAGTGCCTTGCTTCTGGATGAATCCATTTCCGCAGACCAGGTTATGGATATTGTCAATGGAAGTAAGATCAGATATGTTGAAAGCGCTTCTATTTTTGATCTTTATACAGGGAAGGGTGTCCCTGCCGGTAAAAAGAGTCTTGCGATCCGGGTTTGTTACCGTGACTTGGAAAAAACATTAACTGAAACAGAAGTCACCAAGTCTCATGATAAGCTGATTCGTTCTCTCTGCCACCGGTTAGAAGCAGAAATTCGCTAA
- the rplT gene encoding 50S ribosomal protein L20 codes for MPRVKRGFKARRRRNKVLKLAKGYRGARSKLFRSATEAVDRALNYAYRDRRVKKRDFRALWIARINAAARDNGLSYSRLIHGLKQAEVALDRKIMAELAVNDPKGFAVVVEAAKAKLQ; via the coding sequence ATGCCAAGAGTAAAAAGAGGCTTTAAAGCCAGACGTCGTCGTAACAAAGTTCTGAAACTTGCTAAAGGCTATCGCGGTGCCAGAAGCAAGTTATTTCGTTCAGCAACAGAAGCCGTAGATCGGGCTCTGAATTATGCTTATCGTGATCGCCGAGTTAAAAAGCGGGATTTCAGGGCTCTCTGGATTGCCCGTATTAATGCGGCTGCTCGTGATAATGGTCTATCCTATAGCCGATTGATTCACGGTCTCAAGCAGGCTGAAGTTGCCTTGGATCGTAAAATCATGGCTGAACTCGCCGTTAATGATCCAAAAGGTTTTGCTGTTGTTGTTGAAGCCGCCAAGGCTAAGTTGCAATAA
- the thrS gene encoding threonine--tRNA ligase, whose product MAVLQIELPDGSINEVESGSTPYDIASSIGENLARQSIAARFNGDLIDMSSPLQTSGNIALITQNSPEALEIIRHSCAHLMAQAVKELYGTEVQVTIGPAIKDGFYYDFYSETKKFVPEDFPIIEAKMTELAKADQQVTREVMKRDDAINLFRGMGEDYKVELIEDLDAETVSLYRQGDFVDLCRGPHVPRTGMLKVFKLTSLAGAYWRGDEHNAMLQRIYATAFQNKKELKAHLNRLEEAKKRDHRKLGKEMDLFSFSEESGAGLVLWHPKGAMLRSIIEDFERKEHLKRGYELVVGPQILKTELWKMSGHFDNYRENMYFTEVDEQGYGIKPMNCLSHMLIYKSRPRSYRNLPVRYFELGTVHRHEKSGVLHGLLRVRGFTQDDAHIICRPDQIDAEVKGVMQFVQDVAGIFGFEYVMELSTRPEKSIGSDADWEQATNALRNALTDSGQPFELNEGDGAFYGPKIDVKLKDALDREWQCATIQCDFTLPERFDLTYVGTDGEKHRPVMLHRVILGSIERFIGVLIEHYAGSFPLWLSPVQAIILNVTDNQAAYAQQVFEQLRNAGVRVELDLRNEKLGFKIREAQMAKTPYMLVIGDREMETQTIAPRFRDGENLEPMSISEFIERIQAETKAYK is encoded by the coding sequence ATGGCTGTATTGCAAATTGAACTTCCTGATGGATCAATCAATGAGGTTGAGTCTGGCTCAACTCCCTATGACATCGCTTCCAGTATCGGGGAGAATCTGGCTCGACAATCAATTGCCGCACGTTTTAACGGTGATCTGATTGATATGAGTAGTCCGTTGCAAACATCGGGAAACATCGCATTAATTACACAAAACTCGCCGGAAGCACTTGAGATAATCCGCCATTCTTGTGCTCATTTAATGGCTCAGGCGGTCAAAGAACTTTATGGTACCGAGGTTCAGGTGACTATAGGTCCGGCGATAAAAGATGGTTTCTATTATGATTTTTATAGTGAAACCAAAAAATTTGTTCCGGAAGACTTCCCCATTATTGAAGCAAAAATGACTGAACTTGCGAAAGCAGACCAGCAGGTCACCCGTGAAGTGATGAAGCGGGATGATGCTATTAATCTGTTTCGTGGAATGGGTGAAGATTATAAGGTTGAGCTGATTGAAGACCTTGATGCAGAGACTGTTTCGCTTTATCGACAGGGGGATTTTGTTGATCTGTGCCGAGGTCCACATGTGCCACGTACCGGCATGCTCAAGGTTTTTAAATTGACCAGTCTGGCTGGAGCATACTGGCGAGGTGATGAACATAATGCTATGCTGCAGCGTATTTATGCGACAGCATTCCAGAATAAAAAAGAGCTGAAAGCGCATCTTAATCGCTTGGAAGAAGCTAAAAAGCGTGATCATCGCAAGCTTGGCAAAGAGATGGATCTCTTCTCTTTTAGTGAGGAATCCGGAGCCGGCCTGGTTCTTTGGCACCCTAAGGGAGCAATGCTTAGATCCATCATTGAAGATTTTGAGCGTAAAGAACATTTAAAGCGTGGTTATGAGCTGGTTGTCGGGCCGCAGATTCTGAAGACAGAACTCTGGAAGATGTCGGGCCATTTTGATAACTATCGTGAAAATATGTATTTCACGGAGGTTGACGAGCAGGGTTATGGCATCAAGCCCATGAACTGCTTGTCACATATGCTGATTTACAAATCACGACCTCGCTCTTATCGTAATCTTCCGGTTCGCTATTTTGAGCTGGGAACCGTCCATCGGCATGAAAAGTCCGGAGTTCTTCACGGGTTGTTACGTGTCCGTGGATTTACTCAGGATGATGCTCACATTATCTGCCGTCCTGATCAAATTGATGCCGAAGTCAAAGGGGTGATGCAATTTGTTCAAGATGTTGCCGGGATTTTTGGTTTTGAGTATGTTATGGAACTTTCGACGCGCCCGGAAAAATCAATTGGCAGCGATGCTGATTGGGAACAGGCAACGAATGCTCTCCGTAACGCTCTTACAGACAGTGGGCAACCATTTGAATTGAACGAGGGTGATGGGGCTTTTTACGGTCCTAAGATTGACGTTAAACTCAAGGACGCGCTTGACAGAGAGTGGCAATGTGCTACAATCCAGTGCGATTTTACCCTGCCGGAGCGCTTTGATCTGACCTATGTCGGAACTGATGGTGAAAAACATCGTCCGGTTATGTTGCACCGGGTGATTCTCGGTTCGATTGAGCGTTTTATCGGGGTATTGATTGAGCACTATGCAGGAAGTTTCCCGCTCTGGCTTTCGCCGGTTCAGGCGATTATCTTGAATGTTACTGATAATCAGGCTGCTTATGCGCAACAAGTTTTCGAACAGCTGCGTAATGCTGGCGTCCGTGTAGAGCTTGACTTGCGTAATGAAAAACTCGGTTTCAAAATTCGTGAAGCGCAGATGGCCAAAACCCCGTATATGCTGGTGATTGGCGATCGGGAGATGGAGACACAGACGATTGCTCCGAGGTTTAGAGACGGAGAGAATCTAGAACCTATGAGTATCTCTGAATTTATTGAGCGGATTCAAGCTGAGACCAAGGCGTATAAATAA